The stretch of DNA GCCATTATCCCTGGCTCAGGGTCAGTTGCGGGTCTCTGATCGGTGGTGAGCGGACGGGAGAGATAATCCAAACTCGATTCAATGCACAATGCCCGCAGATTGGGCGTGTATCTGCTCCACCAGCAGGCGCACTGTAGCCCAATCGCCTCTCGTGCATTCTCCATCAGGGTGCGTCGTTGCAGCTTCCACATCTTGCGCTGGTACAGCACATGATCCAGGGCAGCAGTCAGACCCGGCACCGAGCCATGCAGCTCGTAGCGCGAGTCCACGGGCGGGATGCTGTCCAGCTGCTgaagctcctgctgcttctggtgctgctgcagtatGTAGTCTGTGGAGGCCTCAAATTCGGAGAGCAAACGCTCGGAGGAGCTGCATCTGGAGTTGGTTTCCGAGTGATAGCCACGAAAGCGTCGAGGATTTGCAGCCCAATCCGCGCCGCCAGTGAAACGAAAGCTGCGCTGTGGCATTCTCGATCGACATGGGCGCTGTGTCTTGGATGTTTTGTGGGGTCTTAGGGGGGTTTATATCTCTGTGAGCGATAGAAATCTCAAAGGAGAATCGTTTGTCGTACCTTTCTGGACCAAAACATCTGCGTATGCCAGAGTAAATGTTCTCCACAACCATCGCTAGTTCGAGCGTCGGCATTTTGTCGTTGGTTTGGGGGCTActtttttttgaaaatgtttttttgatGTTATAACTTTAAaattttgtacaatttgttCTCAATTCGCTTAGCCCCCGCCCCGCTCTATCAACGTATCAATTGTACACGCCTGCCCTGATGTGGCCTTTGAG from Drosophila subobscura isolate 14011-0131.10 chromosome O, UCBerk_Dsub_1.0, whole genome shotgun sequence encodes:
- the LOC117898402 gene encoding uncharacterized protein LOC117898402, which codes for MPTLELAMVVENIYSGIRRCFGPERPHKTSKTQRPCRSRMPQRSFRFTGGADWAANPRRFRGYHSETNSRCSSSERLLSEFEASTDYILQQHQKQQELQQLDSIPPVDSRYELHGSVPGLTAALDHVLYQRKMWKLQRRTLMENAREAIGLQCACWWSRYTPNLRALCIESSLDYLSRPLTTDQRPATDPEPGIMAYIREFVNICRKIFKAADSVLSDGWYINTSPCLDVLNINELIPDLNRALIQHLLRIEELPPSNSF